CTGCATACAAATGGTTCTTACCACAGAAAAGAAATTTGCAGGAAAGACTATATTAGTTACTGCGGGTCCTACCCAAGAAGCAATTGACCCTGTTCGCTTTATTAGCAACCATTCCACAGGAAAAATGGGAATAGCCATAGCAAAAGAGTTTGCTTTGCATGGTGCAAAGGTTATTTTTGTTCATGGCCCTATTGGCATGCAACCAGATTCTGTATTTGGAGGTCTTGATATAGAAGCTATCGATACGATAGATGCAGAACAAATGTATAAGAATGTTTCCAAATTTTTTAAAACTTCTGATATTTGCATTATGGCAGCAGCAGTTGCCGATTATAAACCCAATGTAGTTGCTCTCAAGAAAATTAAAAAAGGAGCAGATGCTGCAAAACTTGAACTTGTGAAAACAACGGATATTTTATATAATTTGGGGCAAACTAAGAGGAAAGGGCAAACGCTGATAGGCTTCGCACTGGAGACAGACCATGAAGAAAAAAATGCAATATCGAAATTGAAGAACAAAAACTTAGATATGATAGTATTGAACTCTTTGAATAATAAAGGAGCCGGCTTTAAATACAATACAAATCAGGTTACCATGATTTGCAAAAATGGAGACAAAGTAAAAACGGCACTTAAAAATAAGAACGATATAGCTTTGGATATTTTAAATCAAATACATAAAATACGAATATGAAAACTCGGATGCAACTATTTTCCTTGCTTCTATCGTTATTGTTTTATAGAGCGGCCACAGCTCAAGAACTTAAT
The DNA window shown above is from Bacteroidota bacterium and carries:
- the coaBC gene encoding bifunctional phosphopantothenoylcysteine decarboxylase/phosphopantothenate--cysteine ligase CoaBC, which translates into the protein MNLGKKKILLGITGSIAAYKIPMLIRELKKLDAEVKVICTPDALNFVTAPTLSTLSGNPVYADFIKNLNGEWVNHVELALWADVILIAPATANTLAKLANGQSDNLLVATVMSARCPIIIAPAMDHDMYIYPATQNNIEKLRSYGHHIVNPENGELASGLIGQGRLPEEQTLVNCIQMVLTTEKKFAGKTILVTAGPTQEAIDPVRFISNHSTGKMGIAIAKEFALHGAKVIFVHGPIGMQPDSVFGGLDIEAIDTIDAEQMYKNVSKFFKTSDICIMAAAVADYKPNVVALKKIKKGADAAKLELVKTTDILYNLGQTKRKGQTLIGFALETDHEEKNAISKLKNKNLDMIVLNSLNNKGAGFKYNTNQVTMICKNGDKVKTALKNKNDIALDILNQIHKIRI